The following is a genomic window from Lysinibacillus sp. G4S2.
TTCCAAATATAAAAGTCCAATATTAGGATTAGTTGTAGCGTTTTTGGGTGCTATCGCCTTGATCCCATATTTAGTTATACAATTAAAAGGGTTAGGTATTATTGTTTCAGAGGCTTCCTATGGAGGGATTAGTCCAATTGTGGCTAGTACTATTGGTGCCATAATTATTACAATTTATGTTACCATCTCAGGTATCCATGGCTCTGCTTGGACAGCTGTATTAAAGGATATCATGATATTAGGCGTCATTGTATTTTTAGGAATTTATATTCCATACCATTATTTTGGAGGCATACAACCTCTATTTGAAGCTGTAGAAAAAATAAAACCAGAAAGCTTAACTCTCGCTAGTTCTGGCTTAAGTATTTCTTGGTTTGTCTCAACTATTTTATTAAATGCGTTCGGATTCTATTTATTACCAACCAGCTTTTCAGTATTATTTTCATCTAAGAGTGCAAAAGCATTGAAGAAAAATGCCATTACCTTACCTTTGTATACGCTATTACTCTTATTCGCATTTTTCATTGGTTTTGCAGCCATTGTAGAGATTCCTGGATTACAAGGGGCTGAAGGAGATTTATCATTACTCCGATTAACGATTCAAACATTTGATCCTTGGATAGTAGGCGTTGTCGGTGCTGCTGGGTTATTAACTGCTTTAGTACCAGCATCTGTTATGTTAATGTCTGCTTCAGTTGGATTAATGACTGGATTTTACAAACTTGTGAAACCAAAGGCAACAGATCGCCAACAGTTATTTGCTTCAAAAATATTTGTGTTTGCTATCATATTGGTTGCATTCATCTTCACGATTACTGGAGGAGATGCACTAGCAATCTTGAACATTATGTCATACAGCTTAATAACACAACTTTTTCCAGCGCTCCTGTTTAGTTTCTATAAAAATCGCATTCTTAACAAAATCGGTGCAATGGCAGGAATTTTTACCGGTGTAGGAATCGTATTTTATAGTGCCATAACATCACATAAACTAATTGACTTTTTCCCGAACATTCCAAACGTAATTAATGACATCAGTACAGGAATGATTGCTCTTATTTTTAACTTTGCAGTAGCTATTGTAGTAAGTCTTGCAACCAATCATTTAGTTGCGGCAAAGAAGGACGATATTGAAACACTTGTAGTATAAAAATGACTTGATTTTATATTACTTATTATAAAATTGAGGCTGGGACATAACTGGTCAAAACTTTAAAAAGCGAGAGAAATCAATTTTAGAAACGTTGATTTCTTGCGCTTTTCTGATGTGAATTTTCTAGATGCGTTTCTCGGAAGTTTTTCTTTAAAGACTACTTTTTTGGGACATTTGAAACCTGCTAAATTTTTTTGT
Proteins encoded in this region:
- a CDS encoding sodium:solute symporter family protein, translated to MNIALLIIFAFALIALFLGILATRGKKMNVDEFAVGNKGFGTLFIFLLIAGEVYTTFTFLGGSGWAYSNGAAAFYVPAYICLAYVLSYWIAPKIWNYAKDHHIISQPEYFASKYKSPILGLVVAFLGAIALIPYLVIQLKGLGIIVSEASYGGISPIVASTIGAIIITIYVTISGIHGSAWTAVLKDIMILGVIVFLGIYIPYHYFGGIQPLFEAVEKIKPESLTLASSGLSISWFVSTILLNAFGFYLLPTSFSVLFSSKSAKALKKNAITLPLYTLLLLFAFFIGFAAIVEIPGLQGAEGDLSLLRLTIQTFDPWIVGVVGAAGLLTALVPASVMLMSASVGLMTGFYKLVKPKATDRQQLFASKIFVFAIILVAFIFTITGGDALAILNIMSYSLITQLFPALLFSFYKNRILNKIGAMAGIFTGVGIVFYSAITSHKLIDFFPNIPNVINDISTGMIALIFNFAVAIVVSLATNHLVAAKKDDIETLVV